A portion of the Staphylococcus felis genome contains these proteins:
- a CDS encoding ABC transporter ATP-binding protein: MEKRVLEINDLHVSFDIEAGEVQAVRGVDLYLNKGETLAIVGESGSGKSVTTKAITKLFQGPSGRIKKGNIIFNGEDLTQKTEKELMRLRGKEISMIFQDPMTSLNPTMKIGKQVMEPIIKHIGLNKSDAKKRAIELLELVGLKRVKERFNAYPHQFSGGQRQRIVIALALACEPKILIADEPTTALDVTMQAQILDLMKELQKKIDTSIIFITHDLGVVANVADRVAVMYGGQMIETGDVNEIFYDPRHPYTWGLLSSMPDLDTKGDDVLRAIPGSPPDLIHPPKGDAFAPRSEYALAIDFKEPPPWFKVSPTHFVRSWLLDERAPKVDPPPMVQRKQRVMPHNFEKPERVERVSF, from the coding sequence ATGGAAAAACGCGTATTAGAAATCAACGACTTGCATGTCTCCTTTGATATTGAAGCAGGAGAAGTGCAAGCAGTTCGTGGTGTCGATTTATATTTAAACAAAGGGGAAACATTGGCGATTGTTGGAGAATCTGGATCAGGTAAATCGGTGACAACAAAAGCAATTACTAAACTTTTTCAAGGGCCGTCTGGGAGAATTAAAAAAGGTAATATTATTTTTAATGGAGAAGATTTAACGCAGAAAACGGAAAAAGAGCTTATGCGATTACGCGGAAAAGAAATATCCATGATTTTCCAAGATCCAATGACTTCGCTTAATCCGACAATGAAAATAGGAAAACAAGTCATGGAGCCAATTATTAAACATATCGGCTTGAACAAATCAGACGCAAAGAAACGTGCGATAGAATTGTTGGAGTTAGTAGGATTAAAGCGGGTCAAGGAGCGCTTTAATGCTTATCCTCACCAATTCTCAGGGGGGCAACGTCAACGTATTGTTATTGCTTTAGCACTTGCATGCGAACCTAAAATATTAATAGCAGATGAACCAACAACAGCACTTGATGTAACGATGCAAGCTCAAATATTAGATTTGATGAAAGAGTTACAGAAAAAAATCGATACATCAATTATTTTTATTACACATGACTTAGGTGTTGTTGCAAATGTAGCGGATCGTGTGGCTGTCATGTATGGTGGGCAAATGATTGAAACTGGAGATGTGAATGAGATTTTCTATGATCCAAGACATCCATATACTTGGGGATTATTGTCATCTATGCCTGATTTAGATACAAAAGGTGACGATGTATTACGCGCGATACCAGGATCGCCTCCAGACTTGATTCATCCTCCTAAAGGTGATGCGTTTGCGCCACGCAGCGAGTATGCTTTGGCAATTGATTTTAAAGAACCCCCACCTTGGTTTAAAGTATCGCCCACACATTTTGTACGTTCATGGTTACTTGATGAACGTGCACCTAAAGTGGATCCGCCACCCATGGTCCAACGAAAACAAAGGGTTATGCCACATAATTTTGAAAAACCAGAACGTGTAGAAAGGGTGTCGTTTTAA
- a CDS encoding ABC transporter ATP-binding protein: MAEKEILVEVKNLKQYFNKGKKNEVRAIDDISFKIYKGETFGLVGESGSGKSTTGKAIIKLNDVTDGQVLYEGINIQNIKKRKDLLKFNKKIQMIFQDPYASLNPRLKVMDIVAEGIDIHGLAKDRKDRKKRVYDLLETVGLRKSHANRYPHEFSGGQRQRIGIARALAVEPEFIIADEPISALDVSIQAQVVNLMQKLQKEHGITFLFIAHDLSMVKYISDRIAVMHLGRIVELGTADEIYHNPVHPYTKSLLSAVPQPDPDSERTRKRIIYDVDTSKDEVRSFRSIAPDHYVLATDDEFVTYQNQLQKVQA; encoded by the coding sequence ATGGCTGAAAAAGAAATCTTAGTCGAAGTCAAAAATCTCAAACAATACTTCAATAAAGGTAAAAAAAATGAAGTGCGCGCCATTGATGATATTTCCTTTAAAATCTATAAAGGAGAAACATTTGGTCTTGTAGGTGAATCAGGTTCTGGTAAGTCAACAACAGGAAAAGCGATTATCAAATTGAATGATGTTACAGATGGACAAGTGTTGTATGAAGGCATTAATATACAAAATATTAAAAAGCGTAAAGATTTATTGAAGTTTAATAAAAAAATACAAATGATTTTCCAAGACCCTTACGCCTCATTAAATCCACGATTGAAAGTAATGGATATCGTGGCAGAAGGTATTGATATTCACGGTTTAGCAAAAGATCGTAAAGATCGAAAAAAACGTGTATACGACTTATTAGAGACGGTTGGGTTAAGAAAAAGTCATGCCAATCGCTATCCTCATGAATTTTCAGGGGGACAGCGTCAACGTATCGGAATAGCTAGAGCGTTAGCTGTTGAACCTGAATTCATTATAGCTGATGAACCTATCTCAGCATTAGACGTATCTATTCAGGCTCAAGTTGTGAACTTAATGCAAAAGTTACAAAAAGAACACGGCATTACTTTCTTATTTATTGCTCATGATTTATCGATGGTCAAATATATTTCAGATAGAATTGCGGTAATGCATTTAGGTCGTATTGTGGAGCTTGGAACAGCAGACGAAATTTATCATAATCCTGTACATCCTTACACAAAATCATTGCTATCTGCGGTACCACAGCCTGATCCCGATAGTGAACGAACACGAAAGCGAATAATATATGATGTGGACACATCAAAAGATGAAGTACGTTCATTTAGGTCTATTGCGCCAGACCATTATGTATTAGCAACAGACGACGAATTTGTGACATATCAAAATCAATTACAGAAGGTGCAAGCCTAA